From Primulina huaijiensis isolate GDHJ02 chromosome 15, ASM1229523v2, whole genome shotgun sequence, one genomic window encodes:
- the LOC140958582 gene encoding ABC transporter G family member 1-like produces the protein MSRVASAGNELVQETMEFYSRSAEMSRAAASPTLGQLLKCVGDVRKEVTGDETPVHQVVEMSMEPRSLPFLLTFSNLTYSVKVSQKFSLLRRGAGATKSLLDNISGEARDGEIMAVMGASGSGKSTLIDALANRMAKGSLKGFVTLNGEVLESRMLKVISAYVMQDDLLFPMLTVEETLMFAAEFRLPRNLSKSKKKLRVQTLIDQLGLRNATKTVIGDEGHRGVSGGERRRVSIGIDIIHDPILLFLDEPTSGLDSTSAFMVVKVLQRIAQSGSVVIMSIHQPSYRILGLLDKMIFLSSGQTVYSGSPSNLPLFFSDFGHPIPDNENRTEFALDLIRELEGSSGGTKSLVEFNRSWQTLRRSSRNSELIHDPHGSVNLSLKEAISASISRGKLVSGAGANDTSNPTSMVSTFANPLWIELAVLSKRSFTNSRRLPELFMVRLCAVVVTGFILATMFWRLDNSPKGVQERLGFFAFAMSTTFYTCADALPVFLQERYIFMRETAYNAYRRSSYVLSHSLVSLPSLLFLSLAFAAITFWAVGLDGSFLFYLLIIFASFWAGGSFVTFLSGVVPHVMLGYTIVVAILAYFLLFSGFFIHRDRIPPYWIWFHYLSLVKYPYEGVLQNEFGDKVKCFVRGIQIFDSTPLGALPNSLKVKLLGSLSSTLGIKISTNTCLTTGADILQQQGVNDLSKWDCLWVTVAWGFFFRVLFYLSLLVGSKNKRR, from the coding sequence ATGTCGAGAGTTGCCTCAGCAGGGAATGAATTGGTTCAAGAAACAATGGAGTTTTACAGCCGTTCGGCGGAGATGTCACGCGCTGCCGCCTCCCCGACGCTGGGACAGCTTCTCAAGTGCGTCGGCGACGTGAGGAAGGAGGTCACAGGGGACGAAACGCCGGTGCATCAGGTTGTGGAAATGAGCATGGAGCCTCGCTCTCTTCCATTTCTGCTTACGTTCAGTAATCTTACTTACAGTGTCAAAGTTAGCCAGAAGTTCTCCCTCCTCCGCCGTGGAGCCGGTGCGACGAAAAGCCTTCTGGATAACATCTCCGGGGAGGCTCGTGACGGCGAGATAATGGCGGTTATGGGTGCTTCAGGATCCGGGAAATCAACCCTCATCGACGCTCTCGCGAATCGTATGGCGAAGGGAAGTTTAAAAGGCTTTGTCACGCTTAACGGTGAAGTATTAGAGTCAAGAATGCTGAAAGTGATTTCTGCATATGTAATGCAAGATGATCTTTTGTTTCCCATGCTCACAGTTGAAGAAACCCTCATGTTTGCTGCGGAGTTCAGGTTACCAAGGAACCTTTCGAAATCCAAGAAGAAACTCCGAGTCCAAACGTTAATCGATCAGCTTGGCCTAAGAAACGCCACCAAGACTGTCATCGGAGATGAGGGCCACAGGGGAGTATCCGGCGGCGAACGTCGGCGGGTTTCTATCGGAATCGACATTATTCACGACCCCATATTGTTGTTTCTTGACGAGCCCACGTCCGGGTTGGATTCAACCAGCGCTTTCATGGTGGTAAAAGTACTACAGAGAATTGCACAGAGTGGGAGTGTGGTGATAATGTCCATACACCAGCCGAGCTACCGGATTCTTGGATTATTGGACAAAATGATCTTCTTGTCAAGCGGACAGACTGTCTACAGCGGATCTCCCTCCAATTTGCCACTGTTTTTCTCAGACTTCGGCCACCCCATACCAGACAATGAGAATAGAACCGAGTTCGCACTTGATTTGATTCGTGAACTTGaagggtcatcaggtggaacAAAATCCCTCGTTGAATTCAACAGATCTTGGCAGACACTCAGAAGGTCATCAAGAAATTCTGAACTAATTCACGACCCACACGGATCCGTCAATCTTTCACTTAAAGAAGCAATCAGTGCCAGTATTTCAAGAGGAAAGCTAGTTTCCGGAGCAGGCGCAAATGACACAAGTAACCCCACGTCAATGGTCTCCACATTTGCAAATCCACTGTGGATTGAGCTAGCTGTACTCTCCAAAAGATCTTTCACAAATTCAAGAAGATTGCCCGAGCTCTTCATGGTCCGTCTCTGCGCTGTCGTGGTGACAGGATTCATCCTCGCCACCATGTTTTGGAGACTCGACAACTCCCCAAAAGGTGTCCAAGAGAGACTCGGATTCTTCGCATTCGCCATGTCCACAACTTTCTACACCTGCGCCGATGCTCTCCCCGTTTTCCTCCAAGAAAGGTACATATTCATGCGTGAAACAGCGTACAATGCTTACAGAAGATCATCCTACGTTTTATCCCATTCCCTAGTATCACTTCCATCACTACTATTTCTCTCCTTAGCCTTTGCTGCCATTACATTCTGGGCAGTGGGACTTGACGGCAGTTTCCTCTTCTACCTCTTGATAATCTTCGCCTCCTTTTGGGCCGGAGGTTCCTTCGTAACATTCTTATCCGGTGTCGTCCCACACGTCATGCTAGGATACACCATTGTTGTAGCCATTTTAGCATACTTCCTACTCTTCAGCGGCTTCTTCATCCACCGAGATCGAATCCCACCATACTGGATATGGTTCCATTACTTATCCCTTGTAAAGTACCCCTACGAAGGTGTTCTGCAAAACGAGTTCGGGGATAAGGTAAAATGCTTCGTACGTGGGATCCAAATATTTGACAGCACCCCTTTAGGGGCGTTGCCGAATTCTTTGAAAGTGAAACTTTTGGGTAGCCTTAGCAGCACACTGGGGATCAAGATTAGCACCAACACATGCTTGACCACGGGGGCTGACATTTTGCAGCAGCAAGGGGTGAATGATCTGAGCAAATGGGATTGTTTGTGGGTTACTGTGGCTTGGGGTTTCTTTTTTAGGGTTTTGTTCTACTTGTCCTTGTTGGTGGGGAGTAAGAACAAGAGAaggtaa
- the LOC140959068 gene encoding SAC3 family protein A-like: MPFLSLNLFPRLSADARKHEAVKHALLVHTAVTSGNYVTFFRLYKTAPNISTFFMDLYVEKMRYAAVKCMCRSYRPTVPISYIAQILSFINALPTTEASDHKEVEGVEECVDWLKTHGACLTSDNSGEVLLDTKASVLSLYMPEPEDAVAHGDASLAVNDFLTQNLA; this comes from the exons ATGCCGTTTTTGTCGTTGAATTTGTTTCCCAGGTTATCAGCTGATGCTAGAAAACATGAAGCAGTAAAGCATGCACTTTTAGTCCACACGGCCGTAACATCTGGAAATTACGTAACGTTTTTCAGGCTGTATAAGACAGCACCTAACATTAGCACATTTTTTATGG ATCTTTATGTTGAAAAGATGCGGTATGCTGCTGTAAAATGCATGTGTCGTTCATACCGTCCGACTGTCCCTATTTCATATATTGCTCAAATTCTAAGCTTCATCAATGCATTGCCTACAACTGAAGCAAGTGATCACAAGGAAGTGGAAGGAGTGGAGGAGTGTGTTGATTGGTTGAAAACTCATGGTGCATGCCTGACTTCCGATAACTCTGGGGAAGTGCTGCTTGATACAAAG GCTTCTGTATTGAGTCTCTATATGCCAGAACCCGAGGACGCTGTGGCTCATGGAGATGCTAGTCTTGCCGTCAATGATTTTCTAACCCAAAATTTAGCTTAG